A single region of the Bradysia coprophila strain Holo2 unplaced genomic scaffold, BU_Bcop_v1 contig_235, whole genome shotgun sequence genome encodes:
- the LOC119077466 gene encoding activated Cdc42 kinase-like isoform X1, with protein sequence MMEQKQLDLYEFLVESELQQYYNSIRNELKISMASHLKYASDEDLKQVGLSKPEIRRLRKFYEKFYPHGYLSKIKRLLQVPVTKEHGIIVNPSVSTETAKSVDSPAKIPNNKHIIPADSICVNKQLGIGEFGIVQQGVWTNGTERIQVAIKCLSRERMQSNPMEFLKEAAIMHAIEHENIVRLYGVVLDTESLMLVTELAQLRSLLECLKDSGLRVSFLTVPTLCEFAMQICSGMMYLENKRLIHRDLASRNVLVFSKDKVKISDFGLSRALGVGKDYYQTNFNVNLKLPIAWCAPECINFLRFTNASDVWGYGVCLWEMFSYGFQPWPAFTGHQILEAIDHPNCQRLEAPECAPKEYYSLMLKCWEHIASKRPKFSEIYAMLPDMKPEQLKTVVGSTEPAKKEFLFYRQNEIITVLDKCTNSPYWKGVLNSGKTGLFNPANTVTYLGSLPSSSNRDSFCRSSDRSSKRKLRTEMISRPQNDLKHTGHVGLDGAYFGDIAFMSSVQNYNHVPRQIVTPYKPSEDIEQTPLLLPPTPTSPDSLQTASGYFPETMNAAFNSNGTASSSNNNDNFSSVFEFPNRSSSNFSSSNPFVFHDNVPSAQRHNLSENSAFMEEEGYTKDQRLKNLNWSNMNVPETSHEYHEISDDEMAPDKFDLGPSLLDEMDFMFRSMSAGTDVPRSPDFENTNKKNEITELTAKLHRKITAPGLSATLGPLASKSKKKSGAVKPISNKDEKILNQAIDFANEISARSMTDLVSENATVAQSPKRKFSFRFPNLSHHSSIDKDQSSASAGGHASNTNTPTYSNRSRNFSEEIKNVPDLQRFRSLTEIEKYQSDIRIPLFDKESADFCFEKSRELLSKPINLDVSDGCDPTKISKKTRDFIGENLLDIENTLKALNLDFMQTFNELEKTDSAETLFGDIGYQCDAQVNPKIRNSAVKLPKAQHNFSGGAKVDISPNSTIPFSPLDKQPSNFISAQFYGEPFGDKIEDKRSSTPDTGFASRETNTSSRRSSQKSSYSPQESHYSPREFNFSNQDTRAYINEIAHNTKNHPPSPNRPSIVNTSNNSIHSVHTPSQNRLLDLEKSFPSRQRSMSFTDNYDLKSPVLSEPQNNRQLKYGPSIIRQKPRSSVAYKPKSIKARNLRRLSYNPIVLESSSSSSSENEFDRSIAHSECDIRSTTVTSRRRRQYLNRKLNDSSNAPDKLYGSNTSIKSAPQYNYVSDRQVHNYLDQKFSFGYGCEDGGLFGGYNEGPIINGSGKVVHPRGGGGFEAKSKEPPMTHFNRNILFSEFDVSKLTGKSPTTQSFLQEMFPAGESKVSKSSPGFQWPEKIHASTVKQNDLMWRQQNTTVANPPKIAQTPYTSDSSSTETDIVADFPEYQPIRMPPSPAP encoded by the exons aacaaaAACAGCTGGATCTGTACGAGTTCTTGGTGGAGTCAGAACTGCAGCAATACTACAACTCAATCAG AAATGAATTAAAGATCTCTATGGCATCGCATCTAAAGTATGCCAGCGATGAAGACCTAAAACAGGTCGGTCTCTCCAAGCCGGAAATTCGTCGTTTACgcaaattttacgaaaaattcTATCCGCATGGTTATTTGAGCAAAATCAAACGTCTTCTCCAAGTACCCGTTACAAAGGAACATGGAATT ATTGTTAATCCATCCGTATCAACCGAAACGGCCAAATCGGTTGATTCACCAGCCAAAATTCCTAACAACAAACACATTATTCCAGCCGATTCAATTTGTGTGAATAAGCAGCTAGGTATTGGTGAGTTTGGAATTGTTCAGCAGGGTGTCTGGACGAATGGAACGGAAAGG ATTCAAGTGGCCATCAAATGTTTATCACGTGAACGGATGCAATCGAATCCAATGGAATTCCTCAAAGAGGCCGCTATTATGCACGCCATCGAACACGAAAACATTGTTCGACTGTACGGCGTTGTGTTGGACACGGAATCGCTGATGTTGGTCACGGAATTGGCCCAATTGCGGTCACTGCTGGAATGTTTGAAGGATTCGGGATTGCGGGTCAGTTTTTTGACGGTTCCAACGCTGTGCGAATTTGCGATGCAAATTTGTAGCGGTATGATGTACTTGGAAAACAAGCGGTTGATTCATCGAGATTTGGCATCGCGGAATGTGCTGGTGTTCAGTAAGGACAAGGTGAAAATTTCCGACTTCGGATTGTCGCGAGCGCTGGGCGTTGGCAAGGATTATTACCAAACGAATTTCAATGTCAATCTGAAACTGCCAATAGCATG GTGTGCACCCGAATGCATAAACTTTCTACGCTTCACTAATGCTTCGGATGTCTGGGGCTATGGCGTGTGCTTGTGGGAGATGTTTTCATATGGTTTTCAGCCATGGCCAGCTTTCACCGGTCATCAAATCCTAGAAGCCATCGATCATCCCAATTGTCAG CGTCTTGAAGCGCCAGAATGCGCACCTAAGGAATATTATTCGTTAATGCTGAAGTGCTGGGAGCACATTGCCAGCAAACGTCCAAAGTTCAGCGAAATATACGCCATGCTACCAGACATGAAACCGGAGCAATTGAAAACCGTCGTCGGTTCGACCGAGCCGGCCAAAAAGGAGTTTCTGTTTTATCGTCAAAACGAGATCATAACCGTGCTGGACAAATGCACAAATTCGCCTTACTGGAAGGGTGTTCTCAATTCGGGCAAAACGGGACTGTTCAATCCGGCCAACACCGTTACGTATCTGGGCAGTTTGCCGTCGTCCAGCAACCGTGATTCGTTTTGCCGGTCGAGCGATCGGTCCAGCAAACGAAAACTTCGCACGGAAATGATTTCTCGTCCGCAAAACGATCTGAAGCACACCGGCCATGTTGGCCTGGATGGTGCTTATTTCGGAGACATTGCTTTCATGTCGAGCGTTCAAAAT TACAATCACGTGCCTCGCCAAATCGTTACACCATACAAACCATCCGAAGATATTGAACAAACGCCATTGTTACTACCTCCAACACCTACCAGTCCAGATTCATTACAAACAGCTAGCGGCTACTTTCCGGAAACTATGAACGCTGCATTTAACAGTAATGGAACAGCCTCTTCATccaacaacaacgacaatttcagcTCAGTTTTCGAATTCCCCAATCGTTCATCGTCCAACTTCAGTTCGTCAAATCCGTTCGTTTTTCATGACAATGTTCCATCCGCTCAACGGCATAACCTATCTGAAAATAGTGCGTTCATGGAAGAAGAAGGCTACACTAAG GATCAACGACTGAAAAACCTTAACTGGTCGAACATGAATGTACCGGAAACATCGCACGAATACCACGAAATATCCGACGATGAAATGGCACCGGACAAATTCGATTTGGGGCCGTCACTGCTGGACGAGATGGACTTTATGTTTCGGTCGATGAGTGCCGGCACCGATGTACCCAGATCGCCCGACTTTGAGAATACCAACAAGAAGAACGAAATCACGGAACTAACGGCAAAGTTGCATCGTAAAATCACAGCGCCTGGTTTGTCGGCCACGCTGGGACCGTTAGCGTCGAAGTCGAAAAAGAAATCCGGTGCAGTGAAACCGATATCGAACAAGGACGAAAAGATTCTGAACCAGGCCATTGATTTTGCAAACGAAATTAGTGCAAG ATCCATGACCGATCTGGTGTCCGAAAATGCTACCGTCGCACAAAGCCCAAAGCGTAAATTCAGTTTTCGTTTTCCGAATCTATCTCATCATAGCAGTATTGACAAAGATCAGAGTTCTGCGTCAGCCGGTGGACATGCGTCAAACACGAACACTCCGACTTATTCGAATCGAAGTCGCAACTTCTCGGAGGAAATAAAGAATGTTCCAGATCTgcag CGCTTCCGGTCACTAACTGAAATCGAGAAATATCAGTCCGACATTAGAATCCCATTGTTCGATAAAGAGAGTGCCGATTTTTGCTTTGAAAAGTCCCGTGAACTACTCAGTAAACCCATTAATTTAGACGTAAGCGACGGTTGTGATCCTACCAAAATAAGTAAAAAGACGCGCGACTTTATCGGCGAAAACTTACTCGACATTGAGAATACGTTGAAAGCGTTGAATCTAGATTTCATGCAAACGTTCAACGAGCTGGAAAAAACCGATTCAGCTGAAACATTGTTCGGCGACATTGGTTACCAATGTGACGCTCAAGTGAATCCGAAAATTCGTAATTCGGCTGTTAAGCTACCCAAAGCGCAACACAATTTTAGCGGTGGCGCTAAGGTAGACATTAGTCCCAATTCTACAATTCCGTTCAGCCCGTTGGATAAACAGCCATCCAATTTCATTAGCGCTCAATTCTACGGCGAACCATTCGGCGATAAAATCGAAGACAAACGTTCTAGTACACCGGACACTGGCTTCGCATCTCGTGAAACGAATACGTCGTCACGTCGCAGTAGTCAGAAAAGCTCATACAGTCCCCAAGAATCGCATTACAGTCCCagagaattcaatttttccaatcAAGACACCCGAGCCTATATCAATGAAATCGCTCACAACACCAAAAACCATCCACCGTCACCAAACCGTCCTAGTATTGTCAACACCAGTAACAATTCCATTCATTCGGTGCATACGCCATCCCAAAATCGTCTACTGGACTTGGAAAAATCGTTTCCAAGCCGTCAGAGGTCCATGTCGTTCACCGACAATTACGACCTAAAATCGCCGGTACTGTCTGAGCCGCAAAACAatcgacaactgaaatacggtCCGAGCATCATACGCCAAAAGCCACGGAGCTCTGTCGCCTACAAACCGAAAAGTATTAAAGCGCGTAATCTGCGGCGACTCAGCTACAACCCAATTGTTCTGGAAAGTAGCTCTTCATCAAGCAGTGAAAATGAGTTTGATCGCAGCATAGCCCATTCCGAGTGTGACATCCGATCGACCACAGTAACTTCTCGTCGTCGTCGGCAGTACCTAAATCGTAAATTGAACGACAGTTCGAATGCGCCCGATAAACTGTATGGTTCCAATACCAGCATCAAGAGCGCCCCTCAGTACAATTACGTTAGTGATAGACAAGTGCACAATTACTTAGATCAGAAATTTAGTTTCGGTTACGGTTGTGAGGATGGTGGTCTTTTCGGCGGCTACAACGAAGGTCCGATAATCAACGGATCGGGTAAAGTTGTCCATCCAAGAGGCGGCGGCGGCTTTGAAGCGAAATCCAAAGAGCCGCCAATGACACACTTCAATCGCAACATTTTGTTTTCCGAATTCGACGTGAGTAAATTGACCGGAAAAAGTCCGACGACTCAAAGCTTTCTGCAGGAAATGTTTCCGGCTGGCGAAAGTAAAGTCAGCAAATCGTCTCCGGGTTTTCAATGGCCTGAGAAGATCCACGCGTCGACAGTGAAGCAGAATGATTTAATGTGGCGCCAACAGAATACTACCGTTGCGAATCCACCGAAAATTGCACAAACCCCTTACACTAGTGATAGTTCCAGTACGGAAACAGATATTGTGGCCGATTTTCCAGAATATCAACCGATCCGTATGCCACCCAGTCCAGCACCATAA
- the LOC119077466 gene encoding activated Cdc42 kinase-like isoform X2 has product MMEQKQLDLYEFLVESELQQYYNSIRNELKISMASHLKYASDEDLKQVGLSKPEIRRLRKFYEKFYPHGYLSKIKRLLQVPVTKEHGIIVNPSVSTETAKSVDSPAKIPNNKHIIPADSICVNKQLGIGEFGIVQQGVWTNGTERIQVAIKCLSRERMQSNPMEFLKEAAIMHAIEHENIVRLYGVVLDTESLMLVTELAQLRSLLECLKDSGLRVSFLTVPTLCEFAMQICSGMMYLENKRLIHRDLASRNVLVFSKDKVKISDFGLSRALGVGKDYYQTNFNVNLKLPIAWCAPECINFLRFTNASDVWGYGVCLWEMFSYGFQPWPAFTGHQILEAIDHPNCQRLEAPECAPKEYYSLMLKCWEHIASKRPKFSEIYAMLPDMKPEQLKTVVGSTEPAKKEFLFYRQNEIITVLDKCTNSPYWKGVLNSGKTGLFNPANTVTYLGSLPSSSNRDSFCRSSDRSSKRKLRTEMISRPQNDLKHTGHVGLDGAYFGDIAFMSSVQNYNHVPRQIVTPYKPSEDIEQTPLLLPPTPTSPDSLQTASGYFPETMNAAFNSNGTASSSNNNDNFSSVFEFPNRSSSNFSSSNPFVFHDNVPSAQRHNLSENSAFMEEEGYTKDQRLKNLNWSNMNVPETSHEYHEISDDEMAPDKFDLGPSLLDEMDFMFRSMSAGTDVPRSPDFENTNKKNEITELTAKLHRKITAPGLSATLGPLASKSKKKSGAVKPISNKDEKILNQAIDFANEISARSMTDLVSENATVAQSPKRKFSFRFPNLSHHSSIDKDQSSASAGGHASNTNTPTYSNRSRNFSEEIKNVPDLQSSISEESRDAYNRLVEKTSSQTMGRYDYDKNKLDSLDHFHDVVDVKLSSTTLPTQNPTFKHRHSVELKQATEFSVPTHPAPRPTTLPWRNSTGGDKRSPDVDSNPLRILRDKNYPIIRPRTKVNSTNDDAANRDSINNDAMCESPSYLTQPEYSFSEKDINLHRSSVQKQIATKEIENFNPTPLPPPKDRSKILQTNVKRHVRKHPLIIHGTVLQRQLNKVKTPVEENTPPFPLSSNSNYNTNSTKHAEVSKLRGFDHSYVNQEDLDGTNDKYYYTKKCTDYSRSYANITTLSCEVDCTDSASLDFESILESDVNKIDEMSSPEVVNGFVFDIQKDHVDDGSVEGRNLDRKKFEFLRKHPKNDQPKNELADNALFNKIKDQVEATINVDDDVDVAVRSGSKGIDTVDSAKEWRADESLSERNLNDTNAVSCEDLLELSDKKPKGRERGLESDEVRIMTKVLGAVASADQFIIALNFIDWDVHKAIKIMMLQKTLADFNLTMERCVEALQQHDWDLQMTSLKLKGL; this is encoded by the exons aacaaaAACAGCTGGATCTGTACGAGTTCTTGGTGGAGTCAGAACTGCAGCAATACTACAACTCAATCAG AAATGAATTAAAGATCTCTATGGCATCGCATCTAAAGTATGCCAGCGATGAAGACCTAAAACAGGTCGGTCTCTCCAAGCCGGAAATTCGTCGTTTACgcaaattttacgaaaaattcTATCCGCATGGTTATTTGAGCAAAATCAAACGTCTTCTCCAAGTACCCGTTACAAAGGAACATGGAATT ATTGTTAATCCATCCGTATCAACCGAAACGGCCAAATCGGTTGATTCACCAGCCAAAATTCCTAACAACAAACACATTATTCCAGCCGATTCAATTTGTGTGAATAAGCAGCTAGGTATTGGTGAGTTTGGAATTGTTCAGCAGGGTGTCTGGACGAATGGAACGGAAAGG ATTCAAGTGGCCATCAAATGTTTATCACGTGAACGGATGCAATCGAATCCAATGGAATTCCTCAAAGAGGCCGCTATTATGCACGCCATCGAACACGAAAACATTGTTCGACTGTACGGCGTTGTGTTGGACACGGAATCGCTGATGTTGGTCACGGAATTGGCCCAATTGCGGTCACTGCTGGAATGTTTGAAGGATTCGGGATTGCGGGTCAGTTTTTTGACGGTTCCAACGCTGTGCGAATTTGCGATGCAAATTTGTAGCGGTATGATGTACTTGGAAAACAAGCGGTTGATTCATCGAGATTTGGCATCGCGGAATGTGCTGGTGTTCAGTAAGGACAAGGTGAAAATTTCCGACTTCGGATTGTCGCGAGCGCTGGGCGTTGGCAAGGATTATTACCAAACGAATTTCAATGTCAATCTGAAACTGCCAATAGCATG GTGTGCACCCGAATGCATAAACTTTCTACGCTTCACTAATGCTTCGGATGTCTGGGGCTATGGCGTGTGCTTGTGGGAGATGTTTTCATATGGTTTTCAGCCATGGCCAGCTTTCACCGGTCATCAAATCCTAGAAGCCATCGATCATCCCAATTGTCAG CGTCTTGAAGCGCCAGAATGCGCACCTAAGGAATATTATTCGTTAATGCTGAAGTGCTGGGAGCACATTGCCAGCAAACGTCCAAAGTTCAGCGAAATATACGCCATGCTACCAGACATGAAACCGGAGCAATTGAAAACCGTCGTCGGTTCGACCGAGCCGGCCAAAAAGGAGTTTCTGTTTTATCGTCAAAACGAGATCATAACCGTGCTGGACAAATGCACAAATTCGCCTTACTGGAAGGGTGTTCTCAATTCGGGCAAAACGGGACTGTTCAATCCGGCCAACACCGTTACGTATCTGGGCAGTTTGCCGTCGTCCAGCAACCGTGATTCGTTTTGCCGGTCGAGCGATCGGTCCAGCAAACGAAAACTTCGCACGGAAATGATTTCTCGTCCGCAAAACGATCTGAAGCACACCGGCCATGTTGGCCTGGATGGTGCTTATTTCGGAGACATTGCTTTCATGTCGAGCGTTCAAAAT TACAATCACGTGCCTCGCCAAATCGTTACACCATACAAACCATCCGAAGATATTGAACAAACGCCATTGTTACTACCTCCAACACCTACCAGTCCAGATTCATTACAAACAGCTAGCGGCTACTTTCCGGAAACTATGAACGCTGCATTTAACAGTAATGGAACAGCCTCTTCATccaacaacaacgacaatttcagcTCAGTTTTCGAATTCCCCAATCGTTCATCGTCCAACTTCAGTTCGTCAAATCCGTTCGTTTTTCATGACAATGTTCCATCCGCTCAACGGCATAACCTATCTGAAAATAGTGCGTTCATGGAAGAAGAAGGCTACACTAAG GATCAACGACTGAAAAACCTTAACTGGTCGAACATGAATGTACCGGAAACATCGCACGAATACCACGAAATATCCGACGATGAAATGGCACCGGACAAATTCGATTTGGGGCCGTCACTGCTGGACGAGATGGACTTTATGTTTCGGTCGATGAGTGCCGGCACCGATGTACCCAGATCGCCCGACTTTGAGAATACCAACAAGAAGAACGAAATCACGGAACTAACGGCAAAGTTGCATCGTAAAATCACAGCGCCTGGTTTGTCGGCCACGCTGGGACCGTTAGCGTCGAAGTCGAAAAAGAAATCCGGTGCAGTGAAACCGATATCGAACAAGGACGAAAAGATTCTGAACCAGGCCATTGATTTTGCAAACGAAATTAGTGCAAG ATCCATGACCGATCTGGTGTCCGAAAATGCTACCGTCGCACAAAGCCCAAAGCGTAAATTCAGTTTTCGTTTTCCGAATCTATCTCATCATAGCAGTATTGACAAAGATCAGAGTTCTGCGTCAGCCGGTGGACATGCGTCAAACACGAACACTCCGACTTATTCGAATCGAAGTCGCAACTTCTCGGAGGAAATAAAGAATGTTCCAGATCTgcag AGTTCCATATCCGAGGAGAGCCGAGACGCTTACAATCGATTGGTGGAGAAAACATCGTCGCAAACAATGGGCCGTTACGATTATGACAAGAACAAATTGGACAGCCTGGATCATTTTCACGACGTGGTAGATGTTAAACTGTCTTCAACAACCTTACCAACGCAAAATCCCACGTTTAAGCATCGACACTCAGTGGAATTGAAGCAGGCGACTGAATTTAGCGTTCCAACGCATCCGGCACCGAGGCCTACAACTCTACCATGGAGAAACTCAACCGGTGGCGATAAACGAAGTCCAGACGTGGATTCGAATCCGTTGCGAATTTTGCGAGACAAAAACTATCCGATAATTCGACCGCGTACCAAAGTCAATTCAACGAACGATGACGCGGCGAACAGAGATTCGATTAACAATGATGCCATGTGTGAAAGTCCCAGTTACCTCACTCAACCAGAGTATTCGTTTTCCGAGAAAGACATCAACCTTCACCGAAGTAGCGTTCAGAAGCAAATTGCCACcaaagaaatagaaaatttcaatccaaCACCGCTACCACCACCAAAAGATCGAAGCAAAATTCTAcaaacgaatgtaaagcgtcacGTGCGAAAGCATCCATTGATCATACATGGAACAGTTTTACAGCGTCAGCTAAATAAAGTGAAAACGCCAGTTGAGGAAAACACCCCGCCATTTCCGTTGTCATCCAATTCGAATTACAACACTAACTCAACAAAGCACGCAGAGGTGTCAAAATTAAGAGGATTCGACCATTCCTACGTGAACCAGGAAGATCTGGATGGAACCAATGATAAGTATTACTATACTAAGAAGTGCACCGACTACAGCCGATCCTATGCAAACATTACCACGTTGAGCTGTGAGGTTGACTGTACCGATTCAGCGTCATTAGATTTTGAATCAATACTTGAGAGTGATGTGAACAAAATTGATGAGATGTCATCACCGGAAGTGGTAAATGGATTTGTCTTTGACATCCAAAAGGATCATGTTGATGATGGCTCGGTTGAGGGGAGAAATTTGGACCGAAAGAAGTTTGAATTCTTGCGGAAGCATCCGAAAAACGACCAACCGAAGAATGAACTGGCAGACAATGCTCTATTCAATAAGATAAAGGATCAGGTGGAGGCGACGATCAATGTTGACGACGATGTCGATGTGGCTGTTCGTAGCGGCAGTAAAGGAATTGATACCGTCGATTCGGCGAAAGAATGGCGAGCTGATGAAAGTCTTTCGGAAAGAAATTTAAACGATACGAATGCAGTCAGCTGTGAAGACTTACTGGAATTGTCGGATAAAAAACCGAAAGGCCGTGAACGAGGTTTGGAATCAGACGAAGTCCGTATCATGACGAAGGTTTTGGGAGCGGTG GCATCAGCTGATCAGTTCATTATTGCCTTAAACTTTATCGACTGGGATGTTCACAAAGCCATCAAGATAATGATGTTACAGAAAACATTAGCCGATTTCAATTTGACAATGGAACGATGTGTCGAAGCTCTACAACAACACGATTGGGATCTGCAAATGACCTCATTGAAACTTAAAGGattgtaa
- the LOC119077468 gene encoding fruiting body protein SC1-like, which produces MNRRLFAAFFLLCAVQSSLGGGDGHDGDYMKCSSGTVQCCNGLKKKNIVQVVLQALGLLNAAPFNILGDVDVTCTPVAVGVQGGAVSGQSCTGQTLCCSDNDINGFIATGCYPYNLNVG; this is translated from the exons ATGAACCGCAGACTTTTTGCAGCTTTTTTCCTGTTATGTGCCGTTCAGAGTTCGCTCGGTGGGGGCGATGGTCACGATG GAGACTACATGAAATGTAGCAGTGGGACTGTACAATGCTGTAATGGCTTGAAGAAAAAGAATATCGTTCAAGTCGTGCTGCAAGCGTTAGGCCTATTAAACGCAGCTCCATTCAATATCCTTGGTGACGTCGATGTAACTTGCACCCCGGTTGCTGTGGGAGTTCAGGGAGGCGCTGTTAGCGGTCAAAGTTGTACCGGTCAAACACTATGCTGCTCGGACAATGACATCAATGGATTTATCGCGACTGGTTGTTATCCTTACAATTTAAATGTAGGCTAA
- the LOC119077467 gene encoding uncharacterized protein LOC119077467 produces the protein MSSSVSPPKAPNEPITIAIVGAGDRGYIYASFAKLYPQWLKVVAVCDHHDYQCERLAKEHTIPPENVFVGDWSLIASRPKLADAVAICTTDAAHTGPAVAFADLKYHILLEKPMSVTVDECALIYKAIVRNKVLLAVGHVLRYTRYTKSMKRVLDSKVLGDIVNIQHLEPVGFWHFAHSFVRGNWHNESESTFSLLAKCCHDIDLLAYMVNEKCKKISSFGSLSHFKKEKKPKEAGNAINCLDCPFEPSCPYSAKKIYIDEFFTKQNEKGWPVNVVQPNGDIDIENLTDALRKGNYGRCVYEMDNDVCDQQVVNMEFENGTTVSMCMVAFTEASCQRKTRIFGTRGELEGDGSDEIKLFDFVTRQTTVINPSKESSSNDLAKSGHGGGDFELMQSFVYACSTGDDRYIISGPRETFDSHLYVFAAEHARRTGSVVDIDEYRRQVLLEQ, from the exons ATGTCGTCGTCAGTTTCGCCACCGAAAGCACCGAATGAACCCATCACTATTGCGATAGTTGGTGCTGGTGACAG AGGCTACATTTATGCTTCCTTTGCAAAACTGTATCCGCAATGGCTGAAAGTGGTGGCTGTGTGCGACCATCATGATTATCAATGTGAGCGTCTAGCCAAG GAACACACGATCCCAcccgaaaatgtatttgtGGGAGATTGGTCATTG ATTGCTTCAAGACCAAAGCTGGCTGATGCAGTTGCAATTTGTACAACTGACGCAGCTCACACTGGACCAGCCGTTG CGTTTGCCGATCTCAAGTATCACATTCTGCTCGAAAAACCCATGTCGGTAACAGTCGATGAGTGTGCACTCATCTACAAAGCAATTGTccggaacaaagtccttttaGCTGTCGGTCATGTGTTACGGTATACCAGGTACACCAAGTCCATGAAACGGGTTCTCGATTCAAAGGTCTTGGGTGACATCGTTAACATTCAGCATTTGGAACCAGTTGGATTTTGGCATTTTGCCCATTCG TTCGTTCGGGGCAATTGGCACAATGAATCGGAGTCTACATTTTCGCTGTTAGCCAAGTGTTGCCATGATATTGATCTGCTCGCTTACATGGTGAACGAGAAGTGTAAG aaaatttcttcgttcggAAGCTTGTCGCACttcaaaaaagagaaaaagcCAAAAGAAGCCGGAAATGCTAT aaactgCCTTGACTGTCCATTTGAGCCCTCATGCCCGTATTCAGCTAAAAAGATTTACATCGACGAATTCTTTACGAAACAAAACGAGAAAGGGTGGCCAGTGAATGTTGTCCAGCCGAATGGTGACATAG atatcgaaaatttgaccgaTGCATTGCGCAAGGGAAATTATGGTCGATGTGTCTACGAAATGGATAACGATGTTTGCGATCAGCAAGTTGTAAACATGGAATTCGAGAACGGCACGACAGTTTCCATGTGCATGGTAGCATTTACTGAAGCGTCTTGTCAGAGAAAG ACCCGTATCTTTGGCACAAGAGGTGAATTGGAAGGCGACGGTTCGGACGAAatcaaattgttcgattttgTAACCAGACAGACAACCGTAATCAATCCCAGCAAGGAGTCCAGTTCGAATGATTTAGCGAAAAGTGGACATGGTGGCGGCGACTTTGAACTGATGCAGTCATTTGTATATGCATGCAGCACCGGTGACGATCGCTATATCATTTCCGGACCAAGGGAAACATTCG ACTCGCATCTGTATGTTTTTGCGGCGGAGCATGCTAGACGAACTGGAAGTGTTGTTGACATCGACGAGTACAGGAGACAGGTTCTATTGGAACAATAA